One Actinomadura viridis genomic region harbors:
- the glyA gene encoding serine hydroxymethyltransferase, producing the protein MSLYEPLSAVDPEVARAVAAELDRQQSTLEMIASENFAPVSVLEAQGSVLTNKYAEGYPGKRYYGGCEFVDVTEQLAIDRAKELFGAEHANVQPHSGAQANTAVYFALLQPGDTILGLDLAHGGHLTHGMRLNYSGKTLNVVAYHVRPDDGLVDMDEVAALAAEHRPKMIVAGWSAYPRRLDFARFREIADSVGALLMVDMAHFAGLVAAGLHPSPVPYADIVTTTTHKTLGGPRGGLILSREEYGKKINSAVFPGMQGGPLEHVIAAKAVALKVAGSEEFRDRQRRTVEGARLLAERLLAEDSAKAGVKVLTGGTDVHLVLVDLVDSELTGRDAEDRLHGIGITVNRNAVPNDPRPPMVTSGLRIGTPALATRGFTAEDFTEVADIIALALQPSFDQDALAARVRALADKHPLYPDL; encoded by the coding sequence GTGAGCCTGTACGAACCGCTGTCGGCCGTCGACCCCGAGGTCGCCCGCGCGGTGGCCGCCGAGCTCGACCGGCAGCAGTCCACCCTGGAAATGATCGCGTCGGAGAACTTCGCCCCGGTCTCGGTCCTGGAGGCGCAGGGCTCGGTCCTCACCAACAAGTACGCCGAGGGCTACCCGGGCAAGCGCTACTACGGCGGCTGCGAGTTCGTGGACGTCACCGAGCAGCTGGCCATCGACCGGGCCAAGGAGCTGTTCGGCGCGGAGCACGCCAACGTCCAGCCGCACAGCGGGGCGCAGGCCAACACCGCGGTCTACTTCGCGCTGCTGCAGCCGGGTGACACCATCCTCGGCCTCGACCTGGCGCACGGCGGGCACCTCACCCACGGGATGCGCCTCAACTACTCCGGCAAGACGCTGAACGTGGTGGCCTACCACGTCCGCCCGGACGACGGCCTGGTCGACATGGACGAGGTCGCCGCCCTGGCCGCCGAGCACCGGCCCAAGATGATCGTGGCGGGCTGGTCGGCGTACCCCCGGCGGCTCGACTTCGCCCGGTTCCGGGAGATCGCCGACTCGGTGGGCGCGCTGCTGATGGTGGACATGGCGCACTTCGCCGGGCTGGTCGCGGCGGGCCTGCACCCCTCGCCCGTCCCGTACGCCGACATCGTGACCACCACCACGCACAAGACCCTGGGCGGCCCGCGCGGCGGGCTCATCCTGTCCCGGGAGGAGTACGGCAAGAAGATCAACTCCGCGGTGTTCCCCGGCATGCAGGGCGGCCCGCTGGAGCACGTGATCGCGGCCAAGGCGGTCGCGCTGAAGGTCGCGGGCTCCGAGGAGTTCCGCGACCGCCAGCGCCGTACCGTCGAGGGCGCCCGCCTCCTGGCCGAGCGGCTGCTGGCCGAGGACTCCGCCAAGGCCGGCGTCAAGGTCCTCACCGGCGGCACCGACGTGCACCTGGTCCTGGTCGACCTGGTCGACTCGGAGCTGACCGGCCGGGACGCCGAGGACCGGCTGCACGGCATCGGCATCACCGTCAACCGGAACGCGGTCCCCAACGACCCGCGCCCGCCGATGGTCACCTCCGGCCTGCGGATCGGCACGCCCGCCCTGGCCACCCGCGGCTTCACCGCCGAGGACTTCACCGAGGTGGCCGACATCATCGCCCTCGCACTGCAGCCGTCCTTCGACCAGGATGCGCTCGCGGCCCGCGTACGGGCGCTCGCGGACAAGCACCCGCTCTACCCCGACCTGTAA
- the gcvH gene encoding glycine cleavage system protein GcvH has protein sequence MSVPEQLRYSEEHEWVSGLGGEDGIVTVGITAHAADALGEIVFLELQPGEGDTVEAGETCGEVESTKSVSDLYSPVSGEITAVNGAVIDEPKVINDDPYGEGWIFKVRVSEEPGDLLDAAAYSKFIEES, from the coding sequence GTGAGCGTTCCCGAGCAGTTGCGCTACAGCGAAGAGCACGAGTGGGTGTCGGGCCTCGGCGGCGAGGACGGCATCGTCACGGTCGGCATCACCGCGCACGCGGCCGACGCCCTCGGCGAGATCGTCTTCCTCGAGCTGCAGCCCGGTGAGGGCGACACGGTCGAGGCGGGCGAGACCTGCGGCGAGGTGGAGTCCACCAAGTCCGTCAGCGACCTCTACTCCCCGGTGAGCGGCGAGATCACCGCGGTCAACGGCGCGGTGATCGACGAGCCCAAGGTGATCAACGACGACCCGTACGGCGAGGGCTGGATCTTCAAGGTCCGGGTGTCCGAGGAGCCCGGCGACCTCCTGGACGCCGCCGCCTACTCCAAGTTCATCGAGGAGTCCTGA
- the gcvT gene encoding glycine cleavage system aminomethyltransferase GcvT: MSTTASARKTPLYEVHRELGANLVDFAGYLMPLRYASETAEHRAVRTGAGLFDLSHMGEIFLQGPGAGPALDHALVGNLSPMAVGKARYTMICAPDGGVLDDLIVYRLAPETYLVVANAANAATVRDALTERVAGFEAAVEDRSGEYALIALQGPEAQGILARFTAAPLPELKYYAITAEEVAGVDALIARTGYTGEDGFELFVSAGDAVRLWRELAAVEGVVPAGLAARDSLRLEAGMPLYGNELTLETTPFEAGLGRVVKLDKPGDFVGKAALAAQAQTPPGRKLVGLVARGRRAPRKGYEVVTSDGTPCGVVTSGAPSPTLGRPIAMAYVDASVPADPGAGSGLAVDVRGRQEPVDVVELPFYKRS; the protein is encoded by the coding sequence ATGTCCACCACAGCGTCCGCCCGGAAGACGCCGCTGTACGAGGTCCACCGGGAGCTCGGCGCGAACCTCGTCGACTTCGCCGGTTACCTGATGCCGCTGCGGTACGCGAGCGAGACCGCCGAGCACCGCGCCGTGCGCACCGGCGCGGGGCTGTTCGACCTCTCCCACATGGGCGAGATCTTCCTGCAGGGCCCGGGCGCCGGGCCGGCCCTGGACCACGCGCTGGTCGGCAACCTGTCGCCGATGGCCGTGGGCAAGGCCCGCTACACGATGATCTGCGCCCCCGACGGCGGCGTGCTGGACGACCTGATCGTCTACCGGCTCGCGCCCGAGACCTACCTGGTCGTCGCCAACGCCGCCAACGCCGCGACCGTCCGCGACGCCCTGACCGAGCGCGTGGCGGGCTTCGAGGCGGCGGTGGAGGACCGCTCCGGCGAGTACGCGCTGATCGCGCTCCAGGGCCCGGAGGCGCAGGGGATCCTGGCGCGCTTCACCGCGGCCCCCCTGCCGGAGCTGAAGTACTACGCGATCACCGCGGAGGAGGTCGCCGGCGTCGACGCCCTGATCGCGCGGACCGGCTACACGGGCGAGGACGGCTTCGAGCTGTTCGTGTCCGCCGGCGACGCGGTGCGGCTGTGGCGGGAGCTGGCGGCGGTCGAGGGCGTGGTGCCGGCCGGGCTGGCGGCGCGCGACTCCCTCCGGCTGGAGGCGGGCATGCCGCTGTACGGCAACGAGCTGACCCTGGAGACCACCCCGTTCGAGGCCGGCCTGGGCCGGGTCGTCAAACTGGATAAGCCCGGCGATTTCGTGGGTAAGGCCGCCCTGGCGGCGCAGGCGCAGACCCCGCCGGGCCGTAAGCTCGTGGGGCTGGTCGCCCGCGGCCGCAGGGCGCCCCGCAAGGGGTACGAGGTCGTCACGTCCGACGGCACGCCGTGCGGTGTGGTGACGAGCGGCGCGCCGTCCCCGACACTGGGCAGGCCGATCGCCATGGCGTACGTCGACGCCTCGGTGCCGGCGGACCCCGGCGCCGGGTCCGGGCTCGCCGTCGACGTCCGCGGCCGGCAGGAGCCGGTCGACGTGGTCGAGCTGCCCTTCTACAAGCGTTCCTGA
- a CDS encoding M50 family metallopeptidase, whose amino-acid sequence MGWLTGVLILFFGLLASIALHELGHFSFAKLFGVRTTQFMVGFGPTLWSRHKGETEYGIKWIPLGGYIRMIGMLPPRKGDRPGEVRQISTGPWQGLIESARGAALEEVRPGDENRVFYAKKWWQKLIVMFAGPAMNLLLAVFFFAILLMGIGTPTPQPVIGSVAKCAIPAGSKLTDCPQGYTPTPAAAVGLQPGDRIVSYDGRKISSYDQLQGLIRGSGGRAVAVTVERDGKPVALQVPVTRNQMYDLKDPDRVVNVGFLGITPLQERERQGPVAVADYMGELTAHTAGALLRMPQKMVGVWQAAFSDEKRDPNGPIGVVGVSRLGGEIAASESPVIEKAAMFIALLGSLNLAIGLFNLVPLLPLDGGHMAGALLEGLKKFLARLFGRPDPGYVDVAKALPITYVMAIVLIVMGGLLIYADLVNPIRFAG is encoded by the coding sequence ATGGGCTGGTTGACCGGTGTCTTGATCCTGTTCTTCGGGCTGCTCGCGTCGATCGCCCTGCACGAGCTGGGGCACTTCTCCTTCGCGAAGCTCTTCGGGGTCCGCACCACCCAGTTCATGGTCGGCTTCGGCCCCACCCTGTGGTCCCGGCACAAGGGCGAGACCGAGTACGGGATCAAGTGGATCCCGCTCGGCGGCTACATCCGGATGATCGGCATGCTGCCGCCGCGCAAGGGCGACCGGCCCGGCGAGGTCCGCCAGATCAGCACCGGCCCCTGGCAGGGCCTGATCGAGTCGGCCCGCGGCGCGGCGCTGGAGGAGGTCCGGCCGGGCGACGAGAACCGCGTCTTCTACGCCAAGAAGTGGTGGCAGAAGCTCATCGTCATGTTCGCCGGGCCCGCGATGAACCTGCTGCTCGCGGTGTTCTTCTTCGCGATCCTGCTGATGGGCATCGGCACCCCGACCCCGCAGCCGGTGATCGGCTCGGTGGCCAAGTGCGCGATCCCGGCGGGCTCGAAGCTCACCGACTGCCCGCAGGGCTACACCCCGACCCCGGCCGCCGCGGTCGGGCTGCAGCCGGGCGACCGCATCGTCTCCTACGACGGCCGGAAGATCTCCTCCTACGACCAGCTGCAGGGGCTGATCCGCGGCTCCGGCGGCCGGGCCGTCGCGGTGACCGTCGAGCGGGACGGCAAGCCGGTCGCGCTCCAGGTCCCCGTCACCCGCAACCAGATGTACGACCTCAAGGACCCCGACAGGGTCGTCAACGTCGGCTTCCTCGGCATCACCCCGCTGCAGGAGCGCGAGCGCCAGGGCCCGGTCGCGGTGGCCGACTACATGGGCGAGCTGACCGCGCACACCGCCGGGGCGCTGCTGCGGATGCCGCAGAAGATGGTCGGGGTCTGGCAGGCCGCGTTCAGCGACGAGAAGCGCGACCCCAACGGGCCGATCGGCGTGGTCGGCGTCAGCCGGCTGGGCGGCGAGATCGCCGCGTCCGAGAGCCCGGTGATCGAGAAGGCGGCGATGTTCATCGCCCTGCTCGGCTCGCTCAACCTGGCGATCGGGCTGTTCAACCTGGTCCCGCTGCTGCCCCTGGACGGCGGCCACATGGCCGGCGCGCTGCTGGAGGGGCTGAAGAAGTTCCTCGCCCGCCTCTTCGGCCGCCCCGACCCCGGGTACGTTGACGTGGCCAAGGCGCTGCCCATCACGTACGTGATGGCCATCGTGCTGATCGTGATGGGCGGCCTGCTCATCTACGCCGACCTGGTCAACCCGATCCGGTTCGCGGGCTGA
- a CDS encoding PLP-dependent cysteine synthase family protein — protein sequence MSRAVDRCDPGCREWIAEAIRKVEADANRSADTHLHVFPLPPEWGIDLYLKDESVHPTGSLKHRLARSLFLYGLANGWIREDTTIIEASSGSTAVSEAYFARLVGLPFVAVMPERTSPEKIELIEFYGGRCHLVSDPSAIYAESRRLARECGGHFMDQFTYAERATDWRGNNNIAESIFEQMRLERYPEPSWIVVGAGTGGTSATIGRYVRFRRFQTRVAVVDPEGSAFFGAFEDGDLDRTAAGSRIEGIGRPRVEPSFLPSVIDRMVRVPDAASIAAMRWTREVTGRGVGGSTGTNLWGAAELIAEMRARGERGSVVTLICDGAERYAGTYGSDAWLAAQGISVGPYAEALRAFLKTGEMPVDLPLA from the coding sequence ATGAGCCGTGCCGTGGACCGATGTGACCCGGGGTGCCGGGAGTGGATCGCCGAGGCCATCCGGAAGGTGGAGGCGGACGCCAACCGCAGCGCGGACACGCACCTGCACGTGTTCCCGCTGCCGCCGGAGTGGGGCATCGACCTCTACCTCAAGGACGAGTCGGTGCATCCGACCGGCTCGCTCAAGCACCGGCTGGCGCGGTCGCTGTTCCTGTACGGGCTGGCCAACGGCTGGATCCGGGAGGACACCACGATCATCGAGGCGTCCAGCGGGTCCACCGCGGTCAGCGAGGCGTACTTCGCCCGGCTGGTCGGGCTGCCGTTCGTGGCGGTGATGCCCGAGCGCACCAGCCCGGAGAAGATCGAACTGATCGAGTTCTACGGCGGCCGGTGCCACCTGGTGTCCGACCCGTCGGCGATCTACGCCGAGTCGCGGCGGCTGGCCCGCGAGTGCGGCGGGCACTTCATGGACCAGTTCACCTACGCCGAGCGCGCCACGGACTGGCGCGGCAACAACAACATCGCGGAGTCGATCTTCGAGCAGATGCGGCTGGAGCGGTACCCCGAGCCGTCCTGGATCGTGGTGGGCGCCGGGACCGGCGGCACCTCCGCCACGATCGGGCGGTACGTGCGGTTCCGGCGGTTCCAGACCCGGGTCGCGGTCGTGGACCCGGAGGGGTCGGCGTTCTTCGGCGCCTTCGAGGACGGCGACCTGGACCGTACCGCGGCCGGGTCGCGGATCGAGGGCATCGGGCGGCCCCGGGTCGAGCCGTCGTTCCTGCCCAGCGTGATCGACCGGATGGTGCGGGTGCCGGACGCGGCGTCCATCGCGGCGATGCGGTGGACCCGCGAGGTGACCGGGCGCGGCGTGGGCGGGTCCACGGGCACCAACCTGTGGGGCGCGGCGGAGCTGATCGCGGAGATGCGGGCGCGCGGCGAGCGCGGCAGCGTCGTCACCCTGATCTGCGACGGCGCCGAACGCTACGCCGGCACGTACGGCTCCGACGCCTGGCTGGCGGCGCAGGGGATCTCGGTCGGGCCCTACGCCGAGGCGCTGCGGGCGTTCCTCAAGACCGGCGAGATGCCGGTCGACCTCCCCCTCGCCTGA
- a CDS encoding ATP-dependent DNA ligase, giving the protein MLLTEIARTSSAVAGTSARKAKTGLLAECLRAARPGDGGPGDAAPGEAAVVVAYLSGELPQRQIGVGYASFRDIPPPAAEPSLTVPDVDAAFGEIGAVSGKGAVARRRDLLTALMARATHDEQDFLIRLLSGELRQGALDGVMAEAIAAAAGVPAAEVRRAVMLRGALGPVATAALAEGVAGLRAFTLEVGRPIKPMLAAAAPSVEEAYEKIDAEAAVEWKLDGIRAQIHLRRSGPSAAPEIAVFTRTLDDITDRLPEVVEVLGGLPVRDAVFDGELIALRPDGRPHPFQVTSARTATRTRRAGAEQVPLSVFLFDVLHLDGADLLDRPGAERHAELSRVVPEALRMPRLVTADPAEAKEFFDDAVARGHEGVMVKSPATPYTAGRRGAGWIKVKPRHTLDLVVLAVEWGHGRRQGLLSNLHLGARDPETGGFVMLGKTFKGLTDKLLAWQTERLRALAVREDDWTVHVRPELVVEIAFDGVQRSPRYPAGIALRFARVLRYRPDKTAAEADTIDTVRAVAPAFD; this is encoded by the coding sequence GTGCTGCTCACGGAGATCGCCCGCACATCGAGCGCGGTGGCCGGGACGTCGGCCCGCAAAGCGAAGACCGGGCTGCTCGCCGAATGCCTGCGCGCGGCCCGCCCCGGCGACGGCGGCCCCGGCGACGCCGCGCCCGGCGAGGCCGCGGTCGTGGTCGCCTACCTGTCCGGCGAGCTTCCCCAGCGCCAGATCGGCGTGGGCTACGCCTCGTTCCGCGACATCCCGCCGCCCGCCGCCGAGCCGTCCCTGACGGTCCCCGACGTCGACGCCGCGTTCGGCGAGATCGGCGCGGTGTCCGGCAAGGGGGCGGTGGCCCGCCGCCGCGACCTGCTGACCGCCCTCATGGCCCGCGCCACCCATGACGAGCAGGACTTCCTCATCCGGCTGCTGTCGGGCGAGCTGCGCCAGGGCGCGCTGGACGGGGTCATGGCCGAGGCGATCGCCGCGGCCGCCGGGGTGCCCGCCGCCGAGGTCCGGCGCGCCGTCATGCTGCGCGGCGCGCTCGGCCCCGTCGCCACCGCCGCGCTCGCCGAGGGCGTCGCCGGCCTGCGCGCCTTCACCCTGGAGGTGGGCCGGCCGATCAAGCCCATGCTGGCGGCCGCCGCGCCGTCCGTGGAGGAGGCGTACGAGAAGATCGACGCCGAGGCCGCCGTGGAGTGGAAGCTGGACGGCATCCGCGCCCAGATCCACCTGCGCCGCTCCGGCCCGTCCGCCGCGCCGGAGATCGCGGTGTTCACCCGCACGCTGGACGACATCACCGACCGGCTGCCCGAGGTGGTCGAGGTGCTGGGCGGGCTGCCGGTCCGCGACGCGGTGTTCGACGGCGAGCTGATCGCGCTGCGCCCCGACGGGCGGCCCCACCCGTTCCAGGTCACCTCCGCGCGCACCGCCACCCGCACCCGCCGGGCGGGCGCCGAGCAGGTCCCGCTGTCGGTGTTCCTGTTCGACGTGCTGCACCTGGACGGGGCCGACCTGCTCGACCGGCCGGGCGCGGAGCGGCACGCGGAGCTGTCCCGGGTCGTCCCCGAGGCGCTGCGGATGCCGCGCCTGGTCACCGCCGACCCCGCCGAGGCCAAGGAGTTCTTCGACGACGCCGTCGCGCGCGGTCACGAGGGCGTGATGGTCAAGTCGCCCGCCACCCCGTACACGGCGGGCCGCCGGGGCGCGGGCTGGATCAAGGTGAAGCCCCGCCACACGCTCGACCTGGTGGTCCTGGCGGTGGAGTGGGGCCACGGCCGCCGCCAGGGGCTGCTGTCCAACCTGCACCTGGGCGCCCGCGACCCGGAGACCGGCGGTTTCGTGATGCTCGGCAAGACCTTCAAGGGGCTCACCGACAAGCTGCTGGCCTGGCAGACCGAGCGGCTGCGCGCGCTCGCGGTCCGCGAGGACGACTGGACGGTGCACGTCAGGCCCGAGCTGGTCGTCGAGATCGCGTTCGACGGGGTGCAGCGCAGCCCCCGCTACCCGGCGGGCATCGCCCTGCGCTTCGCCCGCGTCCTGCGGTACCGCCCCGACAAGACCGCCGCCGAGGCCGACACCATCGACACCGTCCGCGCGGTGGCCCCGGCCTTCGACTGA
- a CDS encoding 4'-phosphopantetheinyl transferase family protein: MEPVTVWWAALGDARPGLVAFLDPVERARRERYLHDADRDRFTLGVVLSRMAAGARLGVPPEAVPLTRACRDCGEPHGPPAVAGGPHLSVSHSGDRVAVAVSPYGPLGVDVEEDSGRIGEGVAAQLLAAGEPRADAAGLLAYWTRKEALLKVTGDGLRVPLTDVHVSAPHEPPRLLAWDGRPDLLGRIAMRTLDPGPGHAACLALLDHPAGVPVEERPAAGPLRTLTTGAGRP; the protein is encoded by the coding sequence ATGGAGCCGGTGACCGTTTGGTGGGCGGCGCTGGGCGACGCGCGTCCCGGGCTGGTCGCGTTCCTCGATCCGGTCGAGCGGGCCCGGCGGGAGCGGTATCTGCACGACGCCGACCGTGACCGGTTCACGCTCGGTGTGGTGCTGAGCCGGATGGCCGCCGGGGCCCGGCTCGGGGTGCCGCCCGAGGCGGTCCCGCTCACCCGCGCGTGCCGCGACTGCGGCGAGCCGCACGGTCCGCCCGCCGTCGCGGGCGGACCGCACCTGTCGGTGTCGCACTCCGGCGACCGGGTCGCCGTGGCCGTGTCCCCGTACGGGCCGCTCGGGGTGGACGTCGAGGAGGACAGCGGCCGGATCGGCGAGGGCGTCGCCGCGCAGCTGCTGGCCGCCGGCGAGCCGCGCGCGGACGCCGCCGGGCTGCTGGCCTACTGGACCCGCAAGGAGGCGCTCCTCAAGGTCACCGGGGACGGCCTGCGCGTCCCGCTCACCGACGTGCACGTCTCCGCGCCGCACGAGCCGCCGCGGCTGCTGGCGTGGGACGGGCGCCCGGACCTTCTCGGGCGGATCGCCATGCGCACACTCGACCCCGGCCCGGGGCACGCCGCCTGCCTGGCGCTGCTGGACCACCCCGCCGGGGTGCCCGTCGAGGAGCGCCCGGCCGCCGGGCCGCTCCGGACGCTCACGACCGGAGCGGGCCGGCCCTGA
- a CDS encoding SDR family NAD(P)-dependent oxidoreductase gives MPLAHFDGALAVITGAGGGLGRATALALAERGATVVAADIDLPAAERTVALAKTLGAEGAAYQVDVSDAAAMEEFAAEVRAARRVPDIVVNNAGVAVAGPFLDTGVADWERVLGVNLWGVIHGSRLFGRQMAERVRALPTKPDRPNLGGHIVNIASAAAYAPSRELPAYSTSKAGVVMLSACLRAELAGLRIGVTAVCPGFTGTDIVRDATFVGVGGAESERLRERGHRALQARGYPPEKAAERIVDAIVRNRAFVPVNAEARVLHALSRISPASMRLVARIPAVLR, from the coding sequence ATGCCCCTCGCGCACTTCGACGGCGCGCTCGCCGTCATCACGGGAGCCGGCGGCGGCCTGGGCCGGGCCACCGCGCTCGCGCTGGCCGAGCGCGGCGCCACGGTCGTCGCGGCCGACATCGACCTGCCCGCCGCCGAGCGCACCGTCGCCCTGGCCAAGACCCTGGGCGCGGAAGGCGCCGCCTACCAGGTGGACGTGTCCGACGCCGCGGCCATGGAGGAGTTCGCGGCGGAGGTGCGCGCGGCCCGCCGGGTGCCCGACATCGTGGTCAACAACGCCGGCGTCGCGGTCGCCGGGCCGTTCCTCGACACCGGCGTGGCCGACTGGGAGCGCGTCCTCGGGGTGAACCTGTGGGGCGTCATCCACGGCTCGCGGCTGTTCGGCCGGCAGATGGCCGAGCGGGTGCGGGCCCTGCCCACCAAGCCCGACCGGCCCAACCTCGGCGGGCACATCGTCAACATCGCCTCGGCCGCCGCGTACGCGCCGTCCCGCGAACTGCCCGCCTACAGCACCTCCAAGGCGGGCGTGGTGATGCTGAGCGCCTGCCTGCGCGCGGAGCTGGCGGGCCTGCGCATCGGGGTCACCGCCGTGTGCCCCGGGTTCACGGGGACGGACATCGTCCGCGACGCCACGTTCGTCGGCGTGGGCGGGGCCGAGAGCGAACGGCTGCGCGAACGCGGCCACCGCGCGCTCCAGGCCCGCGGCTACCCGCCGGAGAAGGCGGCCGAGCGGATCGTGGACGCCATCGTCCGCAACAGGGCGTTCGTCCCGGTCAACGCCGAGGCCCGCGTCCTGCACGCCCTGTCCCGGATCTCCCCCGCGTCGATGCGCCTGGTGGCGCGGATCCCCGCCGTCCTGCGCTGA
- a CDS encoding ferritin-like domain-containing protein produces the protein MSTHELYTEPVSTSTWDVPLTGDARFTWEYDDGRDRLLALYQKGKDRQWDSTKRIDWDLEVDPHDVLGVPDQSLAIYGSRYWDMLSPREIGELRRHSASWQFSQFVHGEQGAMITAARIVESVPDLDSKFYSATQAMDEARHVELFSRFLQEKIGLVYPINTKLQDLLQETLTDSRWDMPYLGMQVLIEGLALAAFGVIRDVTTKPLPKQILAYVMQDEARHVAFGRLALRDYYRQLSAAELREREEFVIEGCHLMRDRIRGREIWTNFGIDPAEVDELVKNSPYMRMFQGLLFSRIVPCVKDIGLWSERIQATFEEMGVLEASKGDLDALMGRDEEIAERLDAERFAAEEAARKAEVDAVIAGESAVG, from the coding sequence GTGTCGACCCATGAGCTCTACACCGAACCCGTCTCCACGTCCACCTGGGACGTCCCCCTCACCGGCGACGCCCGCTTCACGTGGGAGTACGACGACGGCCGCGACCGGCTCCTGGCCCTCTACCAGAAGGGCAAGGACCGGCAGTGGGACTCCACCAAGCGCATCGACTGGGATCTGGAGGTGGACCCGCACGACGTGCTCGGCGTCCCCGACCAGTCCCTGGCCATCTACGGCAGCAGGTACTGGGACATGCTGAGCCCCAGGGAGATCGGCGAGCTGCGGCGGCACTCGGCGTCCTGGCAGTTCTCCCAGTTCGTGCACGGCGAGCAGGGGGCGATGATCACCGCGGCCCGGATCGTCGAGTCGGTGCCCGACCTGGACTCCAAGTTCTACTCGGCGACCCAGGCGATGGACGAGGCGCGGCACGTCGAGCTGTTCTCCCGGTTCCTGCAGGAGAAGATCGGGCTGGTCTACCCGATCAACACCAAGCTGCAGGACCTGCTCCAGGAGACCCTGACCGACTCCCGCTGGGACATGCCCTACCTCGGCATGCAGGTCCTCATCGAGGGGCTCGCCCTGGCGGCCTTCGGCGTCATCCGCGACGTCACCACCAAGCCCCTGCCCAAGCAGATCCTCGCCTACGTGATGCAGGACGAGGCCCGGCACGTCGCGTTCGGCAGGCTGGCGCTGCGCGACTACTACAGGCAGCTGTCGGCGGCCGAGCTCAGGGAACGCGAGGAGTTCGTGATCGAGGGCTGCCACCTGATGCGCGACCGCATCCGCGGCCGGGAGATCTGGACCAACTTCGGCATCGACCCCGCCGAGGTCGACGAGCTGGTGAAGAACTCCCCGTACATGCGGATGTTCCAGGGCCTGCTCTTCAGCCGGATCGTGCCGTGCGTGAAGGACATCGGCCTGTGGAGCGAGCGGATCCAGGCGACCTTCGAAGAGATGGGCGTGCTGGAGGCGTCCAAGGGCGACCTCGACGCGCTGATGGGCCGGGACGAGGAGATCGCCGAGCGGCTGGACGCCGAACGCTTCGCCGCCGAGGAGGCCGCGCGCAAGGCCGAGGTCGACGCGGTCATCGCCGGTGAGTCAGCGGTTGGGTGA
- a CDS encoding TetR/AcrR family transcriptional regulator produces MARRADSTGARGREPGPPEPRPVLTRARIVQAAVELIERHGAEALSMRGVAAELGVAVMSLYNHVPNKAALLEGVAEYVVAGMDFADDPAEHWTARARALVRSFRKVAHDYPRCMTIVLTHRIETPIAARPAERALALAGAAGFDGPTSVRIMRALLAYALGAQMREIGAVKMLDHLAGAPETFARLDPREFPHVIALAPEMARHDPEVDFEFGLDLLIGALDALPRRR; encoded by the coding sequence ATGGCGAGGAGAGCGGACTCGACGGGGGCGCGCGGCCGGGAGCCGGGCCCGCCGGAGCCGCGGCCCGTCCTGACCCGGGCGCGCATCGTGCAGGCCGCGGTGGAGCTGATCGAGCGCCACGGCGCGGAGGCGCTGTCGATGCGCGGGGTGGCCGCCGAGCTGGGCGTGGCGGTGATGTCGCTCTACAACCATGTGCCGAACAAGGCGGCCCTCCTGGAGGGCGTCGCCGAGTACGTGGTCGCCGGCATGGACTTCGCCGACGACCCCGCGGAGCACTGGACCGCCCGCGCGCGGGCGCTGGTGCGCTCGTTCCGCAAGGTCGCGCACGACTACCCGCGCTGCATGACGATCGTGCTCACCCACCGGATCGAGACGCCGATCGCGGCGCGTCCGGCCGAGCGGGCGCTGGCGCTGGCCGGCGCGGCCGGCTTCGACGGGCCGACCTCGGTACGGATCATGCGGGCGCTGCTGGCGTACGCGCTGGGCGCCCAGATGCGCGAGATCGGCGCGGTGAAGATGCTCGACCACCTGGCCGGGGCGCCCGAGACCTTCGCCCGGCTGGACCCGCGGGAGTTCCCGCACGTGATCGCGCTGGCGCCGGAGATGGCCCGGCACGATCCCGAGGTCGACTTCGAGTTCGGCCTCGACCTGCTCATCGGGGCGCTGGACGCTCTTCCCCGCCGCCGGTGA